Proteins found in one Streptomyces sp. NBC_00461 genomic segment:
- a CDS encoding enoyl-CoA hydratase/isomerase family protein, with amino-acid sequence MTVNLEVAEGVGTIRLDRPPMNALDVATQDRLKELAEEATRRDDVRAVIVYGGEKVFAAGADIKEMQNMDHAAMILRARALQDSFTAVAHIPKPVVAAITGYALGGGCELALCADYRIAAEDAKLGQPEILLGLIPGAGGTQRLSRLVGPSKAKDLIFTGRMVKADEALTLGLVDRVVPAEDVYTAAHAWAAKLAQGPAIALRAAKEAIDTGLETDIETGLAVERNWFAGLFATEDRERGMRSFVEEGPGKAKFL; translated from the coding sequence ATGACCGTGAATCTCGAAGTCGCCGAAGGCGTCGGCACCATCCGTCTCGACCGTCCGCCGATGAACGCGCTGGACGTCGCCACACAGGACCGGCTGAAGGAACTCGCCGAGGAGGCGACCCGTCGTGACGACGTACGGGCCGTGATCGTGTACGGCGGGGAGAAGGTGTTCGCGGCGGGCGCGGACATCAAGGAGATGCAGAACATGGACCACGCGGCGATGATCCTGCGGGCCCGCGCCCTGCAGGACTCGTTCACGGCGGTGGCCCACATCCCCAAGCCGGTGGTCGCGGCGATCACCGGCTACGCGCTCGGCGGCGGCTGCGAGTTGGCGCTGTGCGCCGACTACCGGATCGCGGCCGAGGACGCCAAGCTGGGCCAGCCGGAGATCCTGCTGGGCCTGATCCCCGGCGCGGGCGGCACCCAGCGGCTGTCCCGTCTGGTCGGCCCGTCGAAGGCGAAGGACCTGATCTTCACGGGCCGCATGGTCAAGGCGGACGAGGCGCTGACCCTGGGTCTGGTGGACCGGGTGGTGCCGGCCGAGGACGTCTACACCGCCGCGCACGCGTGGGCGGCGAAGCTGGCGCAGGGACCGGCGATCGCCCTGAGGGCCGCGAAGGAGGCGATCGACACGGGTCTGGAGACGGACATCGAGACGGGCCTCGCGGTCGAACGGAACTGGTTCGCGGGCCTGTTCGCCACGGAGGACCGCGAGCGCGGGATGCGGAGCTTCGTGGAGGAGGGTCCGGGCAAGGCCAAGTTCCTCTGA
- a CDS encoding ATP-binding protein, giving the protein MPLAYVDRPIRSDVFRGAYSSGTAPEPARGGHDGGMAGLEGIEQPRGQGRATAARWSPAVEDEQALKALELFGNPTEAEVPLPSRPESAATARRLTQVVVLRHWGLTPKMTEDAVLLVSELVGNAVRHTGARVFGLRMHRRRGWIRIEVRDPSRGLPCLMPVQETDISGRGLFLVDKLSDRWGVDLLPRGKTTWFEMRVADR; this is encoded by the coding sequence CTGCCTTTGGCATATGTCGATCGACCTATTCGGAGCGACGTATTCCGGGGGGCGTATTCCTCCGGAACGGCCCCGGAGCCCGCTCGTGGCGGCCATGATGGGGGCATGGCGGGGCTGGAGGGCATCGAACAGCCGCGGGGACAGGGCCGTGCGACCGCGGCGCGCTGGTCGCCCGCGGTCGAGGATGAACAGGCGCTCAAAGCGCTCGAGTTGTTCGGAAATCCGACCGAGGCGGAAGTCCCGCTGCCGTCCCGCCCGGAGTCCGCCGCCACCGCCCGCCGTCTCACCCAGGTCGTGGTCCTGCGTCACTGGGGCCTCACGCCCAAGATGACGGAGGACGCCGTCCTGCTCGTCTCCGAACTCGTCGGCAACGCGGTCCGCCACACCGGTGCCCGCGTCTTCGGTCTCCGTATGCACCGCCGCCGGGGCTGGATCCGTATCGAGGTCCGCGATCCCTCCCGGGGGCTGCCCTGCCTGATGCCGGTCCAGGAGACGGACATCAGCGGGCGCGGCCTGTTCCTCGTCGACAAGCTCTCCGACCGCTGGGGAGTCGACCTCCTGCCGCGTGGCAAGACCACCTGGTTCGAGATGAGGGTGGCCGACCGCTAG
- a CDS encoding polysaccharide deacetylase family protein, translating into MTSTDRRTALRTGAGLLAAGALTAGCATSGAVAHSSAPAHPSTDPATASAAPTPRGYPGQPAQLTHGPRTHPRVALTFHGQGDPAVAHSLLTAAEKHDARLTVLAVGTWLDEHPDVARRILDGGHDLGNHTQRHLAVNTMSEADARTEITACADRLRRLTGSIGTWFRPSRAPLASPLVVRLARSAGYPHVLSYDVDSLDYTRPGADAVVRTVLGEVRAGSVVSLHFGYPDTVAALPVVLEELTHRGLAAVTTTELFS; encoded by the coding sequence GTGACCTCGACCGACCGCCGGACGGCGCTCCGCACGGGCGCCGGCCTTCTCGCCGCAGGCGCCCTCACCGCAGGGTGCGCCACGAGCGGCGCCGTCGCCCACTCCAGCGCCCCGGCGCACCCGTCCACCGATCCCGCCACCGCATCGGCCGCACCCACCCCGCGCGGCTACCCAGGCCAACCCGCGCAGCTCACCCACGGCCCCCGCACCCACCCCCGGGTGGCCCTCACCTTCCACGGTCAGGGCGACCCCGCTGTCGCCCACTCCCTGCTCACCGCGGCGGAGAAGCACGACGCCCGCCTCACCGTCCTCGCCGTCGGCACCTGGCTCGACGAGCACCCGGACGTCGCCCGCCGCATCCTCGACGGCGGCCACGACCTCGGCAACCACACCCAGCGCCACCTGGCCGTCAACACCATGTCCGAGGCCGACGCCCGTACCGAGATCACCGCCTGCGCCGACCGGCTCCGACGGCTCACCGGATCCATCGGCACCTGGTTCCGCCCCTCCCGCGCCCCCCTCGCGTCCCCGTTGGTCGTACGTCTGGCCCGCAGCGCCGGCTATCCGCACGTCCTCTCGTACGACGTCGACTCCCTCGACTACACCAGGCCCGGTGCCGACGCCGTCGTACGCACGGTCCTCGGTGAGGTCCGGGCCGGGTCCGTGGTGAGCCTGCACTTCGGCTACCCGGACACGGTCGCCGCCCTCCCCGTCGTACTGGAAGAACTCACCCACCGCGGCCTGGCCGCCGTGACCACCACGGAGCTGTTCAGCTGA
- a CDS encoding YncE family protein: MTPTRLTRALIATAALAALAPLAACSGTQHHQDEALSSKAAIAPVKKKTAVQRLPGMPPVLDPNDVYAADRPDQLSPVVKDFPSRVYVPNTNSNTVSVIDPKTYRVIDTIPVGAQPQHVVPSWDLKTLWVNNDKGNTLTPIDPRTGKAGKTVDVHDPYNLYFTPNGKYAIVMASLDRELVFRDAHTMKRERTVPVSCYGVNHADFSPDGRYFIVSCEFSGELLKVDTEKMKVIGQEKLPFHGAMPQDVKISPDGRKFYIADMVADGVWILDGDKFTKPTLLPTGKGAHGLYVSRDSRVMYISNRGEGAISLFDFAKNRLTEKWHLPGGGSPDMGGVSADGKVLWLSGRYNSEVYAIDTRTGTQLARIKVGSGPHGLAVYPQPGRYSLGHTGIFR; encoded by the coding sequence ATGACCCCCACCCGGCTCACCCGCGCCCTGATCGCGACCGCCGCCCTCGCCGCGCTCGCCCCCCTCGCCGCCTGCAGCGGCACCCAGCATCACCAGGACGAGGCCCTCAGCAGCAAGGCGGCCATCGCACCGGTGAAGAAGAAGACGGCCGTGCAGCGCCTGCCCGGCATGCCGCCGGTCCTCGACCCGAACGACGTGTACGCGGCCGACCGCCCGGACCAACTCTCCCCGGTGGTGAAGGACTTCCCGTCCCGGGTCTACGTCCCCAACACCAATTCCAACACCGTCTCGGTCATCGACCCGAAGACGTACCGGGTCATCGACACGATCCCGGTCGGCGCCCAGCCCCAGCACGTCGTCCCCTCCTGGGACCTGAAGACGCTGTGGGTCAACAACGACAAGGGGAACACCCTCACCCCCATCGACCCCAGAACGGGCAAGGCCGGCAAGACCGTCGACGTGCACGACCCGTACAACCTCTACTTCACGCCCAACGGCAAGTACGCGATCGTCATGGCCTCCCTCGACCGCGAACTCGTCTTCCGCGACGCGCACACCATGAAGCGCGAGAGGACCGTCCCGGTCAGCTGCTACGGCGTCAACCACGCCGACTTCTCCCCGGACGGCCGCTACTTCATCGTGTCCTGCGAATTCAGCGGCGAACTGCTGAAGGTCGACACGGAGAAGATGAAGGTGATCGGCCAGGAGAAGCTGCCGTTCCACGGGGCGATGCCGCAGGACGTCAAGATCTCGCCCGACGGCAGGAAGTTCTACATCGCCGACATGGTGGCCGACGGCGTGTGGATCCTGGACGGCGACAAGTTCACCAAGCCCACCCTCCTGCCCACCGGCAAGGGCGCCCACGGCCTCTACGTCAGCCGTGACTCGCGCGTCATGTACATCTCCAACCGGGGCGAAGGCGCCATCTCCCTCTTCGACTTCGCGAAGAACAGGCTCACCGAGAAGTGGCACCTGCCCGGCGGCGGCAGCCCCGACATGGGCGGCGTCTCTGCGGACGGCAAGGTCCTGTGGCTGTCGGGACGCTACAACTCCGAGGTGTACGCCATCGACACCCGCACCGGCACCCAGCTGGCCCGCATCAAGGTCGGCAGCGGCCCCCACGGCCTCGCGGTGTACCCGCAGCCCGGCCGCTACTCGCTCGGCCACACGGGCATCTTCCGCTGA
- a CDS encoding ADP-ribosyltransferase, protein MITTRLRRRAAAAVLSLAAVLATTAATVPTVTPAKAAAPACPQFADPVEAAADHRVDVDRITPEPVWRKTCGTLYRSDNRGPGVVFEQGFQPKDVIGGQYDIEQYVLVNQPSPYVSTTYDHDLYKTWHKSGYNYYIDAPGGVDVNKTIGDTHKWADQVEVAFPGGIARQYVIGVCPVDKKTKTEIMNDCESNPYYAPWH, encoded by the coding sequence ATGATCACAACTCGCCTGCGGCGGCGGGCCGCTGCCGCCGTCCTGTCCCTCGCGGCCGTCCTCGCCACGACGGCCGCGACCGTCCCCACCGTCACCCCCGCGAAGGCCGCCGCGCCTGCCTGTCCCCAGTTCGCCGACCCGGTCGAGGCGGCGGCCGACCACCGCGTCGACGTCGACCGCATCACCCCCGAACCGGTCTGGCGCAAGACCTGCGGCACGCTCTACCGCAGCGACAACCGCGGCCCGGGAGTCGTCTTCGAGCAGGGTTTCCAGCCCAAGGACGTCATCGGCGGCCAGTACGACATCGAGCAGTACGTCCTCGTCAACCAGCCCTCGCCGTACGTCTCGACGACGTACGACCACGACCTGTACAAGACCTGGCACAAGTCGGGCTACAACTACTACATCGACGCTCCCGGCGGCGTCGACGTCAACAAGACCATCGGCGACACCCACAAGTGGGCCGACCAGGTCGAGGTCGCCTTCCCCGGCGGCATCGCGCGGCAGTACGTCATCGGCGTCTGCCCGGTCGACAAGAAGACCAAGACCGAGATCATGAACGACTGCGAGAGCAATCCGTACTACGCGCCCTGGCACTGA
- a CDS encoding GNAT family N-acetyltransferase has product METLRDILDAAARGVFPPADGRTTVVPQACARDAGVLAFTAHAVVFTDEDPQWIHETLRTVDCDELAAPMHPRFLAAFMERTGRGAETVDAMLVGSPLPGEPPLTLREIEDAAHSRAVYARGRRDEVRAWAAEGGVLVTGRGIGGRLEVSVEVDEHVRHRGLGRRLVTAARHLVTEPLWAQVAPGNARSMRTFQAAGYRPVGSEALLLARRAVSGLSARARSTDCSRSRS; this is encoded by the coding sequence ATGGAGACTCTGCGGGACATTCTCGACGCGGCCGCCCGCGGTGTCTTCCCGCCGGCGGACGGTCGTACGACGGTGGTCCCGCAGGCCTGCGCCCGGGACGCGGGTGTCCTCGCCTTCACCGCGCACGCCGTCGTGTTCACGGACGAGGATCCGCAGTGGATCCACGAGACGCTGCGCACCGTGGACTGCGACGAGCTGGCGGCGCCCATGCATCCGCGGTTCCTGGCGGCGTTCATGGAGCGGACGGGACGCGGGGCCGAAACCGTCGACGCCATGCTGGTCGGCTCCCCGCTGCCGGGTGAACCGCCGCTCACCCTGCGGGAGATCGAGGACGCCGCCCACTCCCGCGCCGTCTACGCGCGCGGGCGGCGCGACGAGGTGCGCGCGTGGGCGGCCGAGGGCGGTGTGCTCGTGACGGGGCGCGGGATCGGCGGGCGGCTTGAGGTCTCGGTGGAGGTGGACGAGCACGTACGGCACCGGGGGCTGGGCCGGCGGCTCGTGACCGCCGCCCGGCACCTCGTCACCGAGCCGCTGTGGGCGCAGGTCGCGCCGGGGAACGCCCGCAGCATGCGGACGTTCCAGGCGGCGGGCTACCGTCCGGTGGGCTCGGAGGCGCTGCTCCTCGCCCGCCGGGCCGTGTCGGGACTCAGTGCCAGGGCGCGTAGTACGGATTGCTCTCGCAGTCGTTCATGA
- a CDS encoding helix-turn-helix domain-containing protein translates to MIDDGTGLFTIGELARATGLTVRTIRYWSDEGVLTPVTRSTGGYRLYDAGSAARLELIRTLRELGLGLDDVRRVLDGERTVAQVAAAHVMALDAQIDSLRVTRAVLSTVARRGSTAEEMTLMNRLARLSAAERRRILQEFVDETFHGLDLADPEIRERMRTSALDLPQDPTPEQVDAWVELAEMVQDPQFRAQMRQAAEFNAADRGEDTPRGASMWFFKRLVELVGKAREQGVAPESPQADRVLADLLGNADRAAVLERMKATHNLRLARYRELMAVLKGTTLSAHEEEFAWVVAALESRTAS, encoded by the coding sequence ATGATCGATGACGGCACCGGCCTTTTCACCATCGGCGAGCTGGCCCGGGCCACCGGGCTGACCGTGCGGACCATCCGTTACTGGTCCGACGAGGGTGTCCTGACCCCGGTGACCCGCTCCACGGGCGGCTACCGGCTCTACGACGCCGGGTCCGCCGCCCGCCTGGAACTGATCCGCACGCTGCGCGAGCTGGGCCTCGGCCTGGACGACGTGCGCAGGGTGCTGGACGGGGAGCGGACGGTCGCTCAGGTCGCGGCGGCCCATGTGATGGCGCTGGACGCGCAGATCGACTCGCTGCGGGTGACCCGTGCGGTGCTGTCGACCGTGGCACGACGCGGTTCGACCGCAGAGGAGATGACCCTGATGAACAGACTGGCGCGGCTGTCGGCAGCCGAGCGCAGGCGGATCCTGCAGGAGTTCGTGGACGAGACGTTCCACGGGCTGGACCTGGCGGACCCGGAGATCCGGGAGCGGATGCGCACGAGCGCCCTCGACCTGCCTCAGGACCCGACGCCCGAGCAGGTGGACGCCTGGGTGGAACTGGCCGAGATGGTCCAGGATCCGCAGTTCCGGGCGCAGATGCGGCAGGCGGCCGAGTTCAACGCCGCCGACCGGGGCGAGGACACCCCGCGTGGCGCGTCCATGTGGTTCTTCAAGCGGCTGGTCGAGCTGGTGGGGAAGGCCCGCGAGCAGGGCGTCGCCCCCGAGTCCCCGCAGGCCGACAGGGTGCTGGCGGACCTCCTCGGCAATGCCGACCGGGCCGCCGTACTGGAACGCATGAAGGCGACCCACAACCTGCGCCTGGCCCGGTACCGGGAGCTGATGGCCGTTCTCAAGGGAACGACGCTCTCGGCGCACGAGGAGGAGTTCGCCTGGGTGGTCGCCGCACTGGAGTCTCGAACGGCCAGCTAA
- a CDS encoding EF-hand domain-containing protein: MADIEEARKDFQRIDTDGDGFITAAEFKTALAQGGDWNVTETVAEAIIKTRDLNGDKVLSFDEFWAYLNK, encoded by the coding sequence GTGGCGGACATCGAAGAGGCGCGCAAGGATTTCCAGCGGATCGACACTGACGGTGACGGCTTCATCACCGCCGCCGAGTTCAAGACCGCCCTTGCCCAGGGGGGCGACTGGAACGTCACCGAGACGGTCGCCGAGGCGATCATCAAGACGCGTGACCTGAACGGCGACAAGGTGCTGTCGTTCGACGAGTTCTGGGCGTACCTCAACAAGTAG
- a CDS encoding AraC family transcriptional regulator produces the protein MDVLSDAVGAMRTGRPHSSRRDKYAPWGMRFEAAEGAGFHVILRGSAWLIPSEGEPVAVGPGDVVFLAHGRGHALASGLDVPLEEVRPGPDGRWPEPPPAPRESAPDTVMLCGAYKMDHSRAHRLLTELPEVVHLPAQVGAHRSLRAAVELLGMELEERRPGSDAIVTSLLDTLLLYILRAWWQREHHGTGWSAALADPAVAAALRAIHGDPAHAWTVEELGAAGGLSRAAFARRFTTLVGEPPLAYLTWWRMTTAGRLLREEDLPLRQVAGRAGYASEFAFAKAFKRAYGVAPGQYRRRAS, from the coding sequence ATGGACGTACTCAGTGACGCCGTGGGCGCGATGCGCACCGGGCGGCCGCACTCCTCGCGCCGGGACAAGTACGCGCCCTGGGGCATGCGGTTCGAGGCCGCGGAGGGGGCCGGCTTCCATGTGATCCTGCGCGGGTCGGCCTGGCTGATCCCGTCGGAGGGCGAGCCCGTAGCGGTCGGGCCGGGGGACGTGGTGTTCCTGGCGCACGGGCGGGGACACGCGCTGGCCAGCGGGCTCGACGTGCCGCTGGAGGAGGTCCGGCCGGGGCCGGACGGGCGGTGGCCCGAACCACCGCCCGCGCCAAGGGAGTCGGCACCGGACACGGTCATGCTGTGCGGCGCCTACAAGATGGACCACAGTCGCGCCCACCGTCTGCTGACCGAGCTGCCCGAGGTGGTGCACCTGCCCGCCCAGGTCGGCGCGCACCGCTCGCTGCGGGCGGCGGTGGAGCTGCTGGGCATGGAGCTGGAGGAGCGCCGGCCCGGCTCGGACGCCATCGTCACCTCGCTGCTGGACACCCTGCTGCTGTACATCCTGCGCGCCTGGTGGCAGCGGGAGCACCATGGCACCGGCTGGTCGGCCGCGCTCGCCGACCCGGCCGTGGCGGCGGCCCTGCGCGCCATCCACGGGGACCCGGCCCACGCCTGGACGGTCGAGGAACTCGGCGCCGCGGGCGGCCTGTCCCGCGCGGCCTTCGCCCGCCGCTTCACCACGCTCGTCGGGGAACCCCCGCTCGCCTACCTCACCTGGTGGCGCATGACGACCGCCGGCCGCCTGCTGCGCGAGGAGGACCTGCCCCTGCGCCAGGTGGCCGGACGCGCGGGCTACGCCTCGGAGTTCGCCTTCGCCAAGGCCTTCAAACGGGCGTACGGGGTGGCGCCGGGCCAGTACCGAAGGCGCGCCTCCTAG
- a CDS encoding zinc-dependent alcohol dehydrogenase family protein produces MPTTARTVLFHEIGGPEVLRVEDVTVRDPGPGQVLVRVEALGLNRAEALFRAGAYYYQPTLPASRLGYEAAGVVEAIGEGVTELAVGDPVMTGPGIEMSAQGVYGERVVLPDTAVVRRPDSVDAVTGAAAWLTYTTAYGSLLETAGLRPGDHVLITGASSGVGTAALQVARRIGAIPLATTRTEGKRRHLLELGATEVIVTGESEPEAVAKEVKRLTGGKGVEVMFDAIGGPGFRPLAESLAPGGSVVVYGWLDPRPAEIPWSWPFTLHTYANMTLTTTPDGRRRSTAFLNAGLADGGFRPVVGEVLDGLDRIRDAHRLMESNRHTGKIVVRI; encoded by the coding sequence ATGCCAACCACCGCACGTACCGTGCTCTTCCATGAAATCGGCGGACCCGAGGTCCTGCGGGTCGAGGACGTGACCGTCCGCGACCCGGGCCCGGGCCAAGTCCTCGTCCGGGTCGAGGCGTTGGGCCTCAACCGCGCCGAAGCCCTCTTCCGCGCCGGGGCCTACTACTACCAGCCCACGCTCCCCGCCTCCCGCCTCGGCTACGAGGCCGCCGGCGTCGTCGAGGCGATCGGCGAGGGCGTCACCGAACTCGCCGTCGGCGACCCGGTGATGACCGGCCCCGGCATCGAGATGAGCGCCCAGGGCGTCTACGGCGAGCGGGTCGTCCTGCCCGACACCGCCGTCGTTCGCCGCCCCGACTCCGTCGACGCGGTCACCGGAGCGGCGGCCTGGCTGACGTACACGACCGCGTACGGCAGCCTGCTGGAGACCGCCGGCCTCAGGCCCGGCGACCACGTTCTGATCACTGGCGCGTCCAGCGGCGTCGGCACCGCGGCCCTCCAGGTCGCCCGCCGCATCGGAGCGATCCCGCTCGCCACCACCCGCACCGAGGGGAAACGCCGGCACCTGCTGGAGCTGGGCGCGACGGAGGTCATCGTCACCGGGGAGTCGGAGCCGGAGGCCGTGGCCAAGGAGGTCAAGCGGCTCACCGGGGGCAAGGGCGTCGAGGTGATGTTCGACGCGATCGGCGGCCCCGGATTCCGCCCGCTGGCCGAGAGCCTTGCGCCCGGCGGCTCCGTGGTGGTCTACGGCTGGCTGGACCCCCGCCCCGCCGAGATCCCGTGGAGCTGGCCCTTCACCCTCCACACGTACGCCAACATGACCCTGACCACGACCCCCGACGGCCGCCGCCGCTCCACCGCCTTCCTCAACGCCGGACTCGCCGACGGCGGCTTCCGCCCGGTCGTGGGCGAGGTCCTCGACGGCCTCGACCGCATCCGGGACGCCCATCGCCTGATGGAGTCCAACCGGCACACGGGCAAGATCGTCGTACGGATCTGA
- a CDS encoding NADPH-dependent F420 reductase has protein sequence MEGPVMKIGIIGAGNIGGNLTRRLTALGHDVSVANSRGPETLTALAEETGARAVRVEEAARGAEVVVITIPVKAIPNLPKGVLDGAAENVVVIDTGNYYPQQRDGRIAAIEDEGLTESAWTADRIGHTVIKAFNGTYAQDILERPRPAGDPDRMALPVAGDDEVAKRTVRALIDDLGFDTVDAGGLEDSWRQQPGTPVYGLREGVDGVTKALAEAPQERPADFRA, from the coding sequence TTGGAAGGGCCTGTCATGAAGATCGGCATCATCGGCGCGGGCAACATCGGCGGCAACCTCACCAGGCGGCTCACCGCCCTCGGACACGACGTCTCCGTCGCCAACTCCCGCGGGCCCGAGACGCTCACCGCGCTGGCCGAGGAGACCGGCGCGAGGGCGGTACGGGTGGAGGAGGCGGCGCGCGGTGCGGAGGTCGTGGTGATCACGATCCCCGTCAAGGCGATCCCGAACCTGCCGAAGGGCGTCCTCGACGGCGCCGCGGAGAACGTCGTGGTGATCGACACCGGCAACTACTACCCGCAGCAGCGCGACGGCAGGATCGCGGCGATCGAGGACGAGGGCCTCACAGAGAGCGCCTGGACGGCGGACCGCATCGGCCACACCGTGATCAAGGCGTTCAACGGCACCTATGCCCAGGACATCCTGGAACGCCCGCGCCCGGCCGGCGACCCCGACCGCATGGCGCTCCCGGTCGCGGGCGACGACGAGGTGGCGAAGCGAACGGTACGGGCCCTGATCGACGATCTCGGCTTCGACACCGTAGACGCCGGCGGCCTGGAGGACTCCTGGCGGCAGCAGCCCGGCACACCGGTGTACGGGCTGCGCGAGGGTGTCGACGGGGTCACCAAGGCCCTCGCGGAGGCGCCGCAGGAGCGCCCGGCGGACTTCCGCGCGTAA
- a CDS encoding MOSC domain-containing protein, with protein sequence MGGAVSAVSSNGGYSFTKPNRQSITLLAGLGVEGDVHAGTTVKHRSRVARDPSQPNLRQVHLIHEELFEEVREAGFEVLAGQLGENVTTRGIDLLALPAGTLLRLGTEAVVEVTGLRNPCLQIDKFQHGLLKRVVGRDSDGTLQLKAGIMSVVVSGGTVRPGDPVKVELPDGPHRPLEIV encoded by the coding sequence ATGGGTGGGGCAGTCAGTGCGGTCAGCAGCAACGGCGGGTACTCGTTCACCAAGCCGAACCGGCAGAGCATCACTTTGCTCGCAGGGCTCGGGGTGGAGGGGGACGTGCACGCCGGTACGACGGTGAAACACCGGTCCCGGGTGGCGAGGGACCCCTCGCAGCCGAATCTTCGGCAGGTGCACCTCATACACGAGGAGCTGTTCGAGGAGGTCCGGGAGGCCGGGTTCGAGGTGCTGGCCGGGCAGCTCGGGGAGAACGTCACCACGCGCGGGATCGATCTCCTCGCCCTGCCCGCCGGAACGCTGCTGCGGCTGGGGACGGAGGCCGTCGTCGAGGTCACGGGGCTGCGCAACCCCTGTCTGCAGATCGACAAGTTCCAGCACGGGCTGCTGAAGCGGGTCGTCGGGCGGGACAGCGACGGCACGCTCCAGCTCAAGGCCGGGATCATGAGCGTCGTCGTCAGCGGCGGGACGGTGCGGCCCGGGGATCCGGTGAAGGTCGAACTGCCGGACGGACCGCACCGGCCACTGGAGATCGTCTGA
- a CDS encoding CHAT domain-containing protein — translation MEEFTAARLQRDGVVKVLAELYPGVAETRLLVEPLGGDLARVPDQAVPLVRWYALCRLTEHGAFPFTLEGLLRAALAEYPGARALRELLDDRLSGLPDPARVLFLMSGPRTEQRLALGVEFDGVQDAVRVPGSRRIDLRVRAAARNDDVVSALDDGRPDVVHFAGHGSADGFLLMEAPDGATAPVRTDWLAQALTAIGGVHCLVLAGCHLGGDLRDFTSCADFSIGSRHPLLDEDAASFSRGFYEGLRRGRDVPAAFALGAAQVTMTAGDARGLVLARRAAV, via the coding sequence GTGGAGGAGTTCACTGCTGCCCGGCTGCAACGGGACGGTGTCGTCAAGGTGTTGGCGGAGCTGTATCCCGGGGTCGCCGAGACGCGGCTGCTGGTGGAGCCGCTCGGCGGCGATCTGGCGCGGGTGCCTGACCAGGCGGTGCCGCTCGTGCGCTGGTACGCCCTCTGCCGGCTGACGGAGCACGGCGCGTTCCCTTTCACCCTGGAGGGGCTGTTGAGGGCTGCTCTCGCCGAGTACCCGGGTGCACGTGCGCTCAGGGAGCTCCTCGACGACCGGCTTTCCGGGCTGCCCGATCCGGCCCGGGTGCTCTTCCTGATGTCGGGGCCCCGGACCGAGCAACGGCTGGCGCTGGGCGTGGAGTTCGACGGTGTTCAGGACGCGGTCCGGGTGCCGGGGTCCCGCCGTATCGACCTGCGGGTGCGGGCGGCGGCGCGCAATGACGACGTGGTGTCGGCGCTGGACGACGGCCGCCCGGACGTCGTGCACTTCGCCGGGCACGGCTCGGCCGACGGTTTCCTGCTGATGGAGGCGCCCGACGGTGCGACGGCACCGGTGCGCACGGACTGGCTCGCGCAGGCGCTGACCGCGATCGGCGGCGTGCACTGCCTGGTCCTGGCCGGCTGTCATCTCGGCGGAGATCTGCGGGACTTCACGTCGTGCGCCGACTTCTCCATCGGCTCTCGGCACCCCCTGCTGGACGAGGACGCGGCCTCGTTCAGCCGCGGTTTCTACGAGGGCCTGCGGCGCGGCCGCGATGTGCCGGCGGCCTTCGCGCTCGGGGCGGCGCAGGTCACCATGACGGCCGGCGACGCACGAGGGCTCGTGCTGGCGCGGCGGGCGGCCGTATAA
- a CDS encoding GH25 family lysozyme: MLRGIDVSAFQSSSYDTDGLSFVFIKATEGRSYVNPRLTAQTKRGRDAGLVVGFYHFLWPGNLQAQAEYFVRHAPEKAGDILAVDWERNSAGTHASNAEKDLFIRKVKELRPNNQVILYANQDFWLNVDTTSYAGDGLWIADYVTAGKPRIKAKWRFHQYTSEPHDKDVADFADKAALKEWADNA; encoded by the coding sequence ATGCTGCGCGGTATCGACGTAAGCGCGTTCCAGTCCTCCTCGTACGACACGGACGGTCTCTCCTTCGTCTTCATCAAGGCGACGGAGGGCCGTTCGTACGTCAACCCGAGGCTCACCGCCCAGACGAAGCGGGGTCGTGACGCCGGTCTCGTCGTCGGCTTCTACCACTTCCTGTGGCCGGGCAACCTCCAGGCCCAGGCGGAGTACTTCGTCAGACACGCCCCCGAGAAGGCGGGCGACATCCTCGCCGTCGACTGGGAGCGCAACAGCGCCGGCACGCACGCGAGCAACGCGGAGAAGGACCTGTTCATCCGCAAGGTGAAGGAGCTGCGGCCGAACAACCAGGTGATCCTCTATGCGAACCAGGACTTCTGGCTGAACGTCGACACCACGTCGTACGCCGGTGACGGCCTCTGGATCGCCGACTACGTCACGGCCGGCAAGCCCCGCATCAAGGCCAAGTGGCGCTTCCACCAGTACACCAGCGAGCCGCACGACAAGGACGTCGCGGACTTCGCCGACAAGGCCGCGCTGAAGGAGTGGGCCGACAACGCCTGA